Sequence from the Undibacterium piscinae genome:
TAATTGACAAGCCTGTTAAATGGGCGTAAATGTTATCAATATCGAGTTTGTGAAATTGGCTCATCGCAAGACGTTTTTATAGAGTACTCCGGTAATAATTTTCTTATTTGAAACTATATATGAAGACTGAAAATAAAATCAGGGTAGTAATTGTTGATGATTACGATATGACTAGAACCTTGTTAAAGATAATTCTGCGCGGAGAACAGTTTGATGTGATTGGTGAGGCAACGGACGGGCAATCCGGTGTCGAGATGTGTCTGAAGCTAAAGCCGGATATCATTTTGCTTGATGTCATCATGCCTATTATGAATGGCATTGATGCCTTGGAGAAAATCCGGGCGCACCTGCCGCAGACCTTGGTAATGATGGTGACCGGCAATGATGATGAGTCAGTGGTAAATGAGGCAATTAAAAAAGGTGCCAGTGGCTATATCGTTAAACCTTTTAATACCGCAAGCGTAATAGAAACGATGAATCAGGCTAGAGAGAAATTTATTCTGCGTAATCCAGCCAGTCTGCAAAACCAGGTTTGAAAGTATTGACGTGAAATAAATCGAACAAAAAAAAGCATGGATCACCCATGCTTTTTTGACTCTGGAATCAATAATTTTAAGCGCCTCCGGTAAATCCATTTTGGCGCCAAGCTTCGTACACAACAACCGCGACTGTATTAGATAAATTTAAGCTGCGGTTATCGGGGCGCATAGGTAGACGTATTCGCTGCGCTATCGGGAATGACTCTCGTAGTTCTTGCGCTAATCCACGGGTTTCTGCCCCGAATACAAAAAAATCTCCAGGCTGAAATGCCAAGGTGGAAAATGTACTCGAACCATGTGTCGTTAAGGCGAACATGCGTTCCGAATTTGGATTTTCGGAGCTTAAAAAAGTCTCCCAGTTTTTATGCACCTTCATTGTTGCATAGTCATGATAATCTAATCCGGCACGTTTCATCTTGCTGTCATCCAGCGGAAACCCTAGCGGTTCAATTAAATGGAGTTGTACACCGGTATTTGCGCATAGACGAATAATATTTCCGGTATTTGGCGGAATTTCCGGCTCAACTAAGACGACATGAAACAAAATATTTCCTTTTATTGGGATTATCTGTGATCGCGAATGATAGCGTAGTGGGCGATCGTAGCGGAATAAATAATTTGACGAAAGCAGGTAGCATGTCAGACGCTTGTTTGAGTTATTTTTTTATGTGAGAGGTTTAGTGCCGCGGGGTTCTTGCAAATACATAATTGCTTACCTTGGCAGCTCCGAATCGCTTCAAAAGCGTTGCTGTTTCTTGTAGTGTGGCACCAGTGGTCATCACATCATCAATAATACCTATATGCTTACCTTTGATGAGTTCCATTGCATGCGGATTGAGCATGAAGGATTTGCGTACATTTTTTTGTCTTTCATCCGGATGTAGACTACTTTGTTGTACGGTTTCTCGGGTTCGTTGTATTAATAGAGGATTAAGTGCTATGCCTAGGTGAGATGAAAGCGGTTTGGCGATCTCTAGTGACTGATTGAATCCGCGCTCGCTTAGCCTTCGCCTTCCAAGTGGTACCGCACACAGTAGTTCCGCTAAGTTCCGTCGTGGATCAAGTAATATTGCATCGCGTAACAATTCGGCAAATAAGTTAGCAAGCGCTAGCCTATGGCCAAATTTGAATGATAGGACGAGTTGATCGATAGGTGCGGCGTAATCACTGCTAACTATAGTGAAATCAAATTGCGGAGGTGTGCTTAAGCATTCTCCGCATATAAAATGCTTATCATGTACTTGCAATGGAATTGCGCATTGCTGGCAGCGCACAGGTTGTTGTCCAAAATACTGTTGACGGCAAGCGGCACAAAGTAGCGCGTCGTCAACGTCTTCGTGGCACAGTGAGCATGAGGACGGTAAAAGCAACGATATGCCTGAGGTGAAACCCTGCAAACAGAATTGCTTTAAGGATGGCATGTTTGTAATAGTGTGACAAACCTAGGTGGCAAACGTATAAACTCTTTTCATTATCACATTTCAGTGCGGCTTTTGTCGCTTGAACGTCTAACTTTCTAATCCAATTTTCTATTTATGCTCAGCGCTCCGATTGATTTGCAACGTGTCCACCAACTTTTTTCCGATGTCGAACAGATCCGTGAATCTGATTTTTTGCGGCGAGAAATTGCCAATCGTATGCGCGATAAACTTGAGCTTGTAAAGATACAGCCGGAGAGGGTGTTAGATGCCGGATGCGGTGAGGGCGCAGATTTGTTGCAATTACGAAAACGCTTTGTCAACGCGCAGGTTTTGGGGGTTGATGGCTCGATTGAGATGCTGGCTTCTGCCGCAAGGAGTCAGATGGGGGCAATGAGTTCGGTAGATCGTATGCTTAGCAAGTGGCTGCCATCGACATTTCGGTCTGAGCCTGAAGTTTCCCTTGTGTGCGGGGATTTCTCACGTTTGTCATTGGCTGGCGGTAGCGTTGATCTGGTTTGGTCAAATCTTGCCCTTCACTGGCATCCGCAACCCGACCTGGTTTTTGCTGAATGGCGTAGGGTGTTGCGTACCGACGGCTTACTGATGTTTTCTTGTTTTGGACCTGACACCTTGCTAGAGTTGCGGCAGGCTTTTGCGGTGATAGACGATGTCCCTCATACTTTGCCTTTTGTCGATATGCATGATTTTGGTGATATGCTGGTCAATGCCGGGTTCGCCACTCCGGTGATGGATATGGAAAAATTGACTCTTACTTATGAGAGCGTGGAAAAGCTCTTTGCGGATGTTCGTGCGCTCGGTGGCAATCCATTGTTGACGCGTCGACAGGGTTTAATCGGCAAGCGTGGCTATCAAGCCCTGTGTGACCAATTGGAAGCAATGCGCAACGCGGATGGCAGGATACCGCTCACTTTTGAGGTGATTTACGGGCATGCGTTCAAGCCTGTTCCGACACGGCTGGCATCGGGAGAATCTATCATACGTATGGATTTCCCGAATAAGCGACTTTAATCTACATCAACATTCATTTAATTAAGCTGCTTTTTGTCAAGTAAATTGATTGGTGCTTGCGCTAAATCATTGCTTGCAAGTGCACAATCTGCTTGTTTTCTGCTTGATATCAAAAGACTTTCCGTCTTATACTCTGGAAGATCTAGAAGTTGCTAATATGTATTTTGTAACTTCTAATAAAAAAATTTAAACAGGGTTTTTGGGGGAAACATGAAACATGCTAAGCGATTAAAGTCGTTAATGCTGGGAACTTCGCTCATGGCGGCAGGATTGCCAACTTGGGCGGTGGTAGATAGTCAGGGTGGTCCTGCTGTGCGCGAATTGAACTTGCAAACGCCAGTGACGCAAATCGCGGAGCAAATTTACTCCTTGCATAATTTGATGCTAGTAATTTGCATGGTGATCTTTGTCGCTGTGTTTAGTGTTATGTTTTACTCGATACTCAAACATCGCAAATCCTTGGGGCACAAGGCGGCTACTTTCCATGAAAGTACGACCGTAGAAATTTTGTGGACCATTGTTCCTTTCATCATCGTTATCGGTATGGCCTTGCCTGCCACAAAAACTCTGGTGTCAATGAAAGACACTTCAAACGCTGATATCACCATAAAAACCACAGGTATGCAGTGGAAATGGGGCTACGATTACCTCAAGGGTGAAGGCGAAGGAATTTCTTTCCTGTCTACGCTTAAAACACCAAGAACACAAATTGGTGCTCCGGGTGTTTTGCCTACGGAAGTGCGTGGCGACAATTATCTGATGGAAGTCGATAATGAGGTCTACGTACCAGTCAATAAGAAAATTCGCCTGATCACTACCGCCAATGACGTTATTCACTCCTGGTCAATTCCCGCTTTTGGCGTAAAGCAAGATGCCATTCCGGGGTTTGTTCGCGATACTTGGTTTAAGGCTGAAAAAATTGGCGTCTATCGTGGCCTTTGCTCAGAATTATGCGGTAAAGAACATGCTTTTATGCCTATCGTCGTTAATGTCGTTTCTGACGCTGACTATAAAAAATGGGTTGATACCAAGAAAAAAGAAATGGCCGCGAATGCCGACGACCCTAATAAGGTCTGGACTGTCGATGAACTTAAGCAGCGCGGAGAAAAAGTCTATGCCGCTAATTGCGTAGCTTGTCATCAGGCCAGCGGCAAAGGTATTCCCGGTGCTTTTCCTGCGTTGGATGGTTCTGCCATCGTTAACGGCGCAAAAGCCGGGCATATCACTATTTTGCTAAACGGAAAAGCAGGCATGCCTGCTTGGAAATCTACTTTGTCTGATACTGAGATTGCTGCGGTGATTACCTATACCCGTAACAACTGGACAAACAAAGCCGCAGAAAATATCGTTCAGCCAGCCGAAGTTTTGGCTGCACGTAAGTAATTGAACAGGAGATTGAGATGAGCAACACAGCAGTCGATCACGCACACGATCATTCTCATGGTCATGACGAGCATAGCCACGATGAGCCGCATGGCTGGAAACGGTATTTATTCGCTACTAACCATAAGGTGATCGGGAATCTTTACCTGATTTTTGCTTTCACCATGCTGATGGCCGGTGGCGTCATGGCATTGTTGATCCGTAGTGAATTGTTTCAACCGGGTCTGCAATTGATGCAACCAGAGTTTTTTAATCAACTCACGACCATGCATGGCTTGGTGATGGTTTTTGGCGCGATTATGCCAGCCTTCGTCGGTTTTGCTAACTGGATGATACCGCTGCAGATAGGCGCCTCTGATATGGCGTTTGCCCGTATGAATAATTTCTCGTTCTGGTTGATGCCACCGGCCGCTATTTTGCTGATGGCGTCCTTCTGGGTGCCAGGCGGAGCTACTGCTGCCGGTTGGACTTTGTACGCACCATTGTCGACTCAAATGGGCCCGGGTATGGATATGGCGATTTTTGCCGTGCATATTATGGGGGCGTCTTCCATCATGGGCTCTATCAATATCATCACTACCATTCTCAACATGCGCGCTCCAGGCATGACTTTGATGAAAATGCCGATGTTTTGCTGGACGTGGTTGATTACCGCGTATTTATTGATCGCCGTTATGCCAGTGTTGGCCGGTGCGATCACGATGACTTTGACAGATAGGCATTTTGGTACTTCGTTCTTTAATGCTGCAGGCGGCGGCGATCCTGTGATGTATCAGCACATCTTCTGGTTCTTCGGACATCCAGAGGTCTACATCATGATTTTGCCGGCTTTTGGTATCGTTTCCCAGATTGTTCCGGCATTCGCTCGTAAGCCTTTGTTCGGCTATGCATCAATGGTCTATGCCACTTCCTCGATCGCGATTTTGTCGTTTATCGTTTGGGCTCACCATATGTTCACTACTGGCATGCCGGTAACGGCGCAATTGTTCTTTATGTACGCAACCATGCTGATCTCGGTTCCTACCGGTGTAAAGGTCTTTAACTGGGTTGCGACCATGTGGAAAGGTTCGATGACTTTTGAGACCCCAATGTTGTTTGCGGTTGGTTTCATTTTCGTATTCACCATGGGCGGCTTTACAGGGCTGATCCTGGCAGTTACTCCTATCGATATCCAATTGCAGGATACTTACTATGTGGTTGCTCATTTTCACTATGTGTTGGTAGCGGGTTCCTTGTTTGCCTTGTTTGCCGGTTTTTATTACTGGAGTCCGAAATGGACCGGTTTTATGTATAACGAGACACGCGGCAAGATCCATTTCTGGGGTTCCTTGGTCTGGTTTAACATTACTTTCTTCCCTATGCACTTTTTGGGCTTGGCTGGTATGCCGCGTCGTTATGCCGATTATCCGGCCCAATTTACTGACTTCAATGTCATTGCCTCAGTCGGCGCATTTGGTTTCGGGTTGATGCAAGTGTACTTCTTGCTCTTCGTTGTTATCCCTTGCATTAAAGGTGGCAAGCCAGCGCCTGCTCAGCCTTGGGATGGCGCCGAAGGATTGGAATGGACAGTACCAAGTCCAGCGCCTTTCCATACATTTGAAGAACCGCCAGTAGTTAAATAAGCTTTAGGCAGGAGGTGCGATACAAGTCGCACTTCCTTTAAAAAATGAAAAATCAAAAAAAAACCGAATAATCTGAGAACAGCACTCATGTTGTTTTCTGTAGTCTTGGTGTTTTTTATTGGCGTGTTTGTTAAGCAAACCTGGTTACGTTGACAGGACATAGAGCCCATGTCCGAACAACCGAAAATCCAAGAATTAGCGCAACGCCAGTCTGGCACTAAGAAGCTTAATCTCACCATGCTCAGCAAGTTATCAGTGATTGCAGTGGTGATGTTTG
This genomic interval carries:
- the trmL gene encoding tRNA (uridine(34)/cytosine(34)/5-carboxymethylaminomethyluridine(34)-2'-O)-methyltransferase TrmL, whose product is MFHVVLVEPEIPPNTGNIIRLCANTGVQLHLIEPLGFPLDDSKMKRAGLDYHDYATMKVHKNWETFLSSENPNSERMFALTTHGSSTFSTLAFQPGDFFVFGAETRGLAQELRESFPIAQRIRLPMRPDNRSLNLSNTVAVVVYEAWRQNGFTGGA
- a CDS encoding methyltransferase domain-containing protein, which gives rise to MLSAPIDLQRVHQLFSDVEQIRESDFLRREIANRMRDKLELVKIQPERVLDAGCGEGADLLQLRKRFVNAQVLGVDGSIEMLASAARSQMGAMSSVDRMLSKWLPSTFRSEPEVSLVCGDFSRLSLAGGSVDLVWSNLALHWHPQPDLVFAEWRRVLRTDGLLMFSCFGPDTLLELRQAFAVIDDVPHTLPFVDMHDFGDMLVNAGFATPVMDMEKLTLTYESVEKLFADVRALGGNPLLTRRQGLIGKRGYQALCDQLEAMRNADGRIPLTFEVIYGHAFKPVPTRLASGESIIRMDFPNKRL
- the coxB gene encoding cytochrome c oxidase subunit II; protein product: MKHAKRLKSLMLGTSLMAAGLPTWAVVDSQGGPAVRELNLQTPVTQIAEQIYSLHNLMLVICMVIFVAVFSVMFYSILKHRKSLGHKAATFHESTTVEILWTIVPFIIVIGMALPATKTLVSMKDTSNADITIKTTGMQWKWGYDYLKGEGEGISFLSTLKTPRTQIGAPGVLPTEVRGDNYLMEVDNEVYVPVNKKIRLITTANDVIHSWSIPAFGVKQDAIPGFVRDTWFKAEKIGVYRGLCSELCGKEHAFMPIVVNVVSDADYKKWVDTKKKEMAANADDPNKVWTVDELKQRGEKVYAANCVACHQASGKGIPGAFPALDGSAIVNGAKAGHITILLNGKAGMPAWKSTLSDTEIAAVITYTRNNWTNKAAENIVQPAEVLAARK
- a CDS encoding response regulator transcription factor is translated as MKTENKIRVVIVDDYDMTRTLLKIILRGEQFDVIGEATDGQSGVEMCLKLKPDIILLDVIMPIMNGIDALEKIRAHLPQTLVMMVTGNDDESVVNEAIKKGASGYIVKPFNTASVIETMNQAREKFILRNPASLQNQV
- the ctaD gene encoding cytochrome c oxidase subunit I, with translation MSNTAVDHAHDHSHGHDEHSHDEPHGWKRYLFATNHKVIGNLYLIFAFTMLMAGGVMALLIRSELFQPGLQLMQPEFFNQLTTMHGLVMVFGAIMPAFVGFANWMIPLQIGASDMAFARMNNFSFWLMPPAAILLMASFWVPGGATAAGWTLYAPLSTQMGPGMDMAIFAVHIMGASSIMGSINIITTILNMRAPGMTLMKMPMFCWTWLITAYLLIAVMPVLAGAITMTLTDRHFGTSFFNAAGGGDPVMYQHIFWFFGHPEVYIMILPAFGIVSQIVPAFARKPLFGYASMVYATSSIAILSFIVWAHHMFTTGMPVTAQLFFMYATMLISVPTGVKVFNWVATMWKGSMTFETPMLFAVGFIFVFTMGGFTGLILAVTPIDIQLQDTYYVVAHFHYVLVAGSLFALFAGFYYWSPKWTGFMYNETRGKIHFWGSLVWFNITFFPMHFLGLAGMPRRYADYPAQFTDFNVIASVGAFGFGLMQVYFLLFVVIPCIKGGKPAPAQPWDGAEGLEWTVPSPAPFHTFEEPPVVK
- a CDS encoding ComF family protein codes for the protein MPSLKQFCLQGFTSGISLLLPSSCSLCHEDVDDALLCAACRQQYFGQQPVRCQQCAIPLQVHDKHFICGECLSTPPQFDFTIVSSDYAAPIDQLVLSFKFGHRLALANLFAELLRDAILLDPRRNLAELLCAVPLGRRRLSERGFNQSLEIAKPLSSHLGIALNPLLIQRTRETVQQSSLHPDERQKNVRKSFMLNPHAMELIKGKHIGIIDDVMTTGATLQETATLLKRFGAAKVSNYVFARTPRH